A region from the Salvelinus sp. IW2-2015 linkage group LG21, ASM291031v2, whole genome shotgun sequence genome encodes:
- the LOC111982325 gene encoding integrin alpha-E-like: MDLVESVDVLKTXQTVQTVTLLKELTKSSTLDCLWLHNLLLLQRSLPAALAWQATAMGTLSVISSTASSRSLTSHLPSKVKMQNLTKLKSLASEPKENNTFLIQNYNGLKGILDNFQKKIFNIEGSKTALAGNLTKECLRVGSVLSTLIR, from the exons ATGGATCTGGTGGAATCTGTAGATGTGCTCAAGACCRAACAAACTGTACAGACTGTTACACTCCTCAAG GAACTGACAAAATCAAGTACATTGGACTGTCTATGGTTGCACAATCTACTTCTCCTCCAACGTTCACT GCCTGCAGCCCTGGCCTGGCAAGCGACTGCAATGGGAACACTATCTGTTATCAGTTCAACAGCCAGCTCGAGATCACTGACTTCACACCTGCCTTCCAAG GTCAAGATGCAGAATTTGACGAAACTCAAGTCCCTGGCATCAGAGCCAAAAGAGAACAACACTTTCCTCATCCAGAACTACAACGGACTAAAAGGAATCCTAGACAACTTTCAAAAAAAGATCTTCAATATTGAAG GTTCCAAGACTGCTCTGGCTGGAAACTTGACTAAGGAGTGTCTCAGAGTGGGTTCAGTGCTGTCTACGTTGATAAGGTGA